The Vitis vinifera cultivar Pinot Noir 40024 chromosome 16, ASM3070453v1 DNA segment AAGATGAtaattaaaataggaaaaattatCATTCCTGCTGAATGCTAATGCATCTATCAAACTTGATGTCATTTATGGAAGAATGCAGGCAGGTGTAGAACTTATTTGTGAAATCTTGCATAACACTAAATAAGATGCAGAATCAGAAGTCTTATAATCATGAATGGTTATACAGGAGAGAAGCCATAAATGAGATTTTGGAAATCTCATGAAGTTGACTATTACACCtatatttttccttcaattctCTTACCATATCAAGATTCATATCTTCGTCTAACTTAGTGGTGCTGCCTTCCAGATATTACAGGCTGTCTATGTCACTAGTTTaaagaaatggtagaaacctGAAGCTGGAAGCACCagctatttttatttataagagttGAAGGATAGCAGCAGAATGATCATACTTATGCATGTTAACCTAGAACCAGAACCTAgtgaaattcaattttatacAACATTACGGTCTATCACATATGTTGGTTTAAGTTTTTCAATGTTCAAGAGCCGTAACTCTACAGGAGAGATTAAAACTTAATCAGTTTTAATAAGTATGTCTGCTTGTTTGATTTGACTGGATATCTGTCATACTTGTTTGTCTTCAATCCATGGCTTAACTTCAATTGTTGCAGAGTTTATTTTCAGAGCTGGTATAATGTATACTTCCAATCATGGAGAGCTTAACCAACAATTAAGGTCGAGTATGTTCTCTTTGAGTGGGACTGGATTTTTTGGTGCCATTGGTCGTAGCATAAACTTGGGTAAGCACTAGGTTTCTGTACATGTTATTGTGTACCTTTGAAGCAAAATTGCTTATTCTTCCTTCACATAGCAGGGGGTCAAACTGCTCTTGCATTACGTCTTCTTTTGGcagttttttcttcaaaaatctcttCAGATGTCAACCGCCCTTTTGGAGATGAGGTAATTAACTTCAACATAATCCTTGGATGCACTTAATGGAAATGTGCTTCTTTATAGTTTCTCGTTTATGAAACTCTTTCCCTAATATGCAGTTCCGTGCTGCTCGAAAAGCATCTGAAAAAGTTGGTGCTCAAATAGTTTTGGGGGATCGACCAATTGAAATTACTGTATGTTCATCTTAACTTATGCAACAAGTCATATTATGATATTTGGTTCTTATCACTTGATATGAGCAAGCTTTCTAACTGGGCAATTTTACCATATGAGGGATGTCAATGGGGTCATGGCTTTCCCATCCCTGCCCCTATAGCGAAACTATTTATCCCATCCTTGTCCCAAATCTAGGTGGGATGAGATTTCAATTACCATCCCCGATTTGGGGTGAGCTAGGCCAAACTTGGGTAACCTATTATTACCAATATATTCCTtcttcaagaaaaaataaaagaaaatcaaacaacCTATCTGATTCAAAACCAGTTTCAACAAATCTATTCCCCCACAACCCACCACACTCCTCccaaaaacaggaaaaaaagaaaaagaaaaagtgaagagtaaaaaaggtaattttttttttcaatccaaacAATCACCATggtttttattatgaaaaaagaaaaaaaaaaaaaagaagaaaaaagcaaGAAGGAAGAATGGCAAGGAGACATTGAAGTGGAACGCACCTGCAACCAACGATTTAAAAGTTGGTACTTGTCAGATGTTGACTAGCATGGATAGGATATTGAAAGGTAAGGAAGATTTGTTATATAATTGACTCATTTTCAGGGAAAAATGGTATGAAAATTGCATATTATTGATATGGGGAAGAGATGTGTTTATACATGATGTTATCATGGAAAGGTGCCGATTTTTCAGCAAAATATCTCTGATTTTGCTGTGGAAAATTGGTTAACAAATGTGGGACCTGAGATCTAATGTTTCCTTGTTAAATAAAAAAGCATCTAAAGGTTGAGAAACTTTACCAATCTCTACCTACAAGTTCTAATGGCCATTTTTGGAGTAAAAATACATCCaatagctaaaaaaaataacagCTACCTAAAGCTTTATGTTTTATTAGCTAATTTGGCCCAAATATATATAGgtcatttcatttaatttgattcccATCTTAGCCGTCTTGTTCAATCAGATCCAGATCTCTCATTTGACTCTCATCTTTGTGTCATTTAGCttccattattttcattttcctcttccacactattcttttttcttttccaagttTTTACGTAAATTTCCATCAGTATTAATATTTCTGTAATATCGAACTAGcaatatttttgtcaatatTGATATTTCATCATTGCCTACATTAGACgaaaaaaccaaaagagaaaaaagaaaaaggagaaatggAGAAATGAGGGATGAGAGATGAGTGGGATGAGGCGTTGGGTAAGCAGATAAAATAAGAGAGAAATGAGAGAGACGAGATGGCTCAAATGTGGgttagagtttttttttgtgttaCATATATACAGTTGTAATGTTATAATTATAAGAGATTAAAAGGAAAAGTATAAAAGGCACCTATTTAGGATAGGTTGGGGCAAGGTGAGGAAATTAAATACCCATTTCTGACTGAACCCAAGTTGGGTTATAAAATTTTTTCCCATACCTGGCCCTACCCCATTTATATTTTGGCCAAACTCAACCTATTAGGTGTGGGTgacctaaaaaaatgaaatccgTTGCCATCCCTATGTTAGGCCTTTCTCATTGGTGTTTATTAGATGCTGAGTGATGATTTGTATCGAAAGTGTTATATAAAGTAGGATTAGATTAATCATGCTTACCTAATCTGCTCTTGCAGCTTGAGAGGGCTTGGAATTCTTTGGAATGGAATGAGAAACTAAGCCTAGTGATCTCTGTTATTCGTGGAATAACATCATCTGAACTGTCAACAAACGAGATGAAGGTTTTTCTTTTACtgatactatttttttttttatcttgataGTTGATACATTAAAAGCTTTGCTCGACATTAATTTTCATGAAATGCTGCTGCTATTAGTTCATAGTATTTATGTGATGttgtaatttattaaaatatgtttaacaaACTTCTGTACTTTGACATCTTTATGTATCCCAAAGCAGCCAACATGACATGTAATCTTCTCATTCTGCATATGGTTGTGTTTATTTCAGGTCCTGTGTCTATTAAAAAGTTTCAAAAGAATGTTTATCAGGTGGACAACATAATGAATCACAGCTAATACTGTAATCTTTGTTGTTCAATTTAcaccaaaagaaaagcaaaaaaaaaaaaatacaaactgAAAAATGACATACCGATGAAGGAGATTCTATGTAATAATGGACCCTAATTATGTAAAATTCTTAttccataaatgaaaaaaattgtttccttaaCAGGGAACACTATTCTGTCTAAAAAATCCCACTGGCAAGACATATAGTGCACaaatacacttgaatttgtGTAATACTTTATAGGGTAGGTCATTGTGTCTATTAAAGAAGCAAATAGAgagtttagtttcattttcctttctcaAAGTTGTGTTAGTTAATATGGCAGAAATTTTGATATCTCTCATCCAATTATGGGGATTGCTTTGTCATGCAAAAACTACATGTTTCATATCTATTATGTGTTTATTCACAGATTATTGCTTCATTTATATTTCTACAATTGCAATCAACTCTAGAAGCATGTTCTGTGCATAATGTTACTTTTACAGCCAATGCCTTTGATAGATATCATggttcaaactttttttttatttttcataagtaATATCATGGTTCAAACTTGCACTATCAGTTGTTGACTTTGGAAGTCCTGAGAAAGATTGGTTGCAGCATCTGAGATTAGTGTTGGGCTATAGGCAATGTATGCTAGTTAAAAAGCTCAAACAATCTAAGAAGGatggaaattttagaaaaataaataactagatGGACccaacaaattaataaaaatcatataccCCATTTAACGTTACTTAAATACTGATAAAAGTACATGTACAGATTGGTTCATAATAGTAGTAAGAATTCAAAACTCTTCTATTTcaagttctttttattttcttttaaataatcaaGACTATCAATCAGAGTTCCAAAATCAATCATAATCAGTCCTATGATGATATAAAGTAGAATGGTAATTTTCATGGTAAGGATATGGTTGAAAGAGTTGTCCAAAGCTTGATGTGTCTGTGACTCAGTCAAATTGGAGTGGCATGACTAGCAATTTGTTTTGCTGACTTGTACATGATTCGATTGAACCGACTGATTCAATATTATTGAAACTGaaatttttttaccatttcTCAACCTTTTTATGGTGAGGATCATTCTGAATATGACTCAACTGTGTTGTATCCGATTTGACTGATTCTTTGAACCTTGATGTGTATATTATGTACTGTAGAGGAGCGTAGTGAATGGTTATTAAGTTGTAAGCTGCAGTCCAACTAAAAGAGTTGGACCTTGAAATGAGATAGTAATTGAATGCTAATTGGTTGTTTGACATGATAATTTGAATTTAGGGAGTATAATAGCACCATAGCATGCATGGACAGTGAATTCTGAGCGCTTGGCACGTAGAATCAAAGTTTAACTATGAAATTGTCGTTTTTCGTGCTATTTGATTCCTTTCTCTTTTCAACAATTATATAATCCATTCATTGcacatattttcttattatgttATTTCCTCTATTTTCCATATTCTCTTGCAGGAATTGAGTACAGACGACAGCACCTTTCAGCTCTATGATCAGTTAAGTGTGGCATATCCATCACTTCTGCAGCCTCTTATACATGAGCGTGACACGGTAACAGTCTCTTCCTACCGGAAAAACACCTTCCTTATTGATACCTTTTCagttatatgtatatatttataaaaaagatgTGTTCTTATGAAGCTATGGTCTCCAATCACTCAACTAATTGATGTGCTATTGTTATTTTCAGTATCTTGCATGGTCTTTGAAGCGGAGCAAAGCGGTGAATGGCGGTAAGAGAGTTGTGGGGGTCATCGGAAAGGGCCATATGAACGGAGTCATTTACGCTCTAGTATCAGATCAAGGGAACTTGCGGTTTCGGGACCTTGTGGGAAAGAGGTCATCTGGTGATGGTGCTAATGGCTGGGTTGATTCCCTTCTCAAGAACTTGGTTAGGGATACTGTAATTGGTATCCTGTTGTGGGCATTATTTGAACAGATAAAAACCGTGTTATAAGGTATAAGATTCCTGATTTGGATGAAAAATTGAAGGACTCTCCATTGTTGATGTTGGTTTATTCTTTTAACAATCCCTTTTTTCTTATACCtaaatttgaagaaatgaaatagaaaaacacATTGAATCCAGAGTTTTAACTGTTTATAGTCAGCATGTTTGTTAGTCCATGGTGAAGATGGAACCCTGAGAGAAGCCCTCTTAATTTCAATGTTTGTAATCCTTTTCCTTCTAATTGTCTTCtatcttttcttcttccaaCATGAGTGttc contains these protein-coding regions:
- the LOC100250288 gene encoding uncharacterized protein LOC100250288 isoform X2, which encodes MWWWSSVEAEFIFRAGIMYTSNHGELNQQLRSSMFSLSGTGFFGAIGRSINLGGQTALALRLLLAVFSSKISSDVNRPFGDEFRAARKASEKVGAQIVLGDRPIEITLERAWNSLEWNEKLSLVISVIRGITSSELSTNEMKELSTDDSTFQLYDQLSVAYPSLLQPLIHERDTYLAWSLKRSKAVNGGKRVVGVIGKGHMNGVIYALVSDQGNLRFRDLVGKRSSGDGANGWVDSLLKNLVRDTVIGILLWALFEQIKTVL
- the LOC100250288 gene encoding uncharacterized protein LOC100250288 isoform X1 — translated: METLASTFPIFTANPNFHTTKPSKPSKVSVSIKPPPPDFDFRAQILEDSRATIAQTHPQLLDLADNGSLVVIEKRLFGPVPAWRTEFVEPEEIWLLGTTHISSFSAADVERVVEVVNPDNVVVELCRSRAGIMYTSNHGELNQQLRSSMFSLSGTGFFGAIGRSINLGGQTALALRLLLAVFSSKISSDVNRPFGDEFRAARKASEKVGAQIVLGDRPIEITLERAWNSLEWNEKLSLVISVIRGITSSELSTNEMKELSTDDSTFQLYDQLSVAYPSLLQPLIHERDTYLAWSLKRSKAVNGGKRVVGVIGKGHMNGVIYALVSDQGNLRFRDLVGKRSSGDGANGWVDSLLKNLVRDTVIGILLWALFEQIKTVL